The following nucleotide sequence is from Nomascus leucogenys isolate Asia chromosome 13, Asia_NLE_v1, whole genome shotgun sequence.
CACACCTAACCCCTCCTTCAACAGAAAGATGCTACAGGGAACTGTTTCCATGGCAACCCCAATTCCAGACTGGCCAGGATGGGAGGGAGGTGGTGGCTCAGGGTAAAGGAACAGGGTCTTGGGTCTTAAAGCTCTCTGGCCCCCAAAGCTCAGAAGGGAGCAAGAGCTCCCCAAGACAGCCAGTTTTCTTCCAGCAGAGTCTTCAAGGGGCCATAGCTGGCCAGGATCGCCCCTCTCGCCTATTCCCAGAGGAGACCGTGGGGTTGAGAGCATGGTTTCCACAGCCAAATTTGGCTGAGTTCTTGGTCCCATAGACAGATCCCAGGGAAGCAGCCAGGCCCAGGGGAGGCCCCTGTGAGCTGTGGGACAGGCCTGAGACCTGCAGAGAAGTCCCCCAGCCTGCCTGCTGTGGGGGTGGACACATGACAGTTACAGGGACTTCCCCCTGTAACCTATCCCATGTCCCAACAAGGCaggcctgagtttgaatcctggttccaTCACTGACTGTGTGTCTCTGCGCCACTGGCAGCACCTCTAAGCAAGTGGGGATAACCGCAGCGCCTCATTCCTGGCCGTTGCAGGATTTTAATGATAACTCATAAGGAGCACTTAGCACAGATCAGTGCTCATGAAGGCTGCTGTCACTGCTGTTATTGGCTATTGTGCTCCTCCTCTGCACTCCTGCCACTTTTaacctcttccctcttccttctctaggCCTCAACTCTTGCTGTATGCCCCAATCCTAGAACACCCTTTCCTACCCCTTCATCGGCCTGCCCCTGTTCTAAAGCATCCTTCAGAAATGTGACACAGAAACCCTGTCAGCACTCACCCTGGGTTGGGGGCTTTCTCTGGGCTCTGAGAATCCCTTTGTGCTTCCCTCCCCCCACCATCAGACCTCAGCATCCTCATCTTCATCTCCCTGCCCTGACCCTGGGGCTGCACTGTCAGGTCCTGACTGGTGGATGGGTGGGGACCTACACCCTGCTTCTCTGGGGTTCTCGGAGCCAACAGAAGGCAGCTGTTGGGTAGCTAAGGGTTGCTAACTGGAATGAATGGGTGAAAGACAGTCAGGGAGTATCCTTGAGAGCCCCTTCAGGCCTTCCCATCCCAGGAAGGCTTAAAGGCCGACTCCTGGCTTCTAAGTCCGGCCTGGGGTACTGACAGGGGCCCACAGCTGGGAGCAGCAGGGACCCTGGAGAGGGCACAAGCCTGAGGCTAAGAAGACCGACTCAGGGCAACTAAGGCAGCCAAGTGTTGAGAAACCAGGCTGGATGTCTCATGAGCCAGACAGAGGGTGGTCTCAGGCCAAGATGCAGAGGCCTCCGCAGAACAGGGTGAAGCAAGGAACCAAGGGCAGCTGTGAGAATCAAACAGCAGGGAGTCAGGGGCCTAACTCCAATTCCCCATGCCCTTCCACTTGGCCACCAAAAGTCAGtactctctcagcctcagtttctccggATGTAAATGGTAGCTGCTGGAATACAAATTGTTCGACAGGCTTCTTTACTGTAGGAAAAGCCCAGGCCAGAAAGGCACACGGTCTGGGGATGAAGCAGGTTCTTTGGAGCCTGGGCAAGGTTTCAGCCAAGAGGCCACCTCTGCTGCCACACAGCCCCCGCTCACCCCTACCAGCCTGATCCACTTCCTTGCTCAGGACACACTGCAGGAGCTGCACACCAGCTCCCTCCAGCTGACCCAAGAGTGCCCTCTCCCAACACCACGTCCTTTTGGGGGCTGGGGACTCTCAGGGGGCCCCTTCTTCACTCCTACTGCTCATCCGCTAGGTACCTCAGGCTCTCGGTTTGGGGCTTgtggcttcctttcttctcagtgTCCTGCTCTTGGGCTAGATCTTAGGACAGGGGACAATTATTTCAAGGTGGGGGCAACACACACCGGGCAAACCCAGGGCCAGCACCCTGGCTTCCCAACTGAGTAAATGTGGGCAGGTGATTCCATCTCTGATGCTCAGATCCTCATCAGGATAAAATGGGCAGAAAGACTACCTGCTTGAAGGGATTCTTGTGAAGGCAAAAAAGTGGATGTAGAGCGCACCAGCACACAGGAAGACTCAATAAAAGATGGTCTTTGTTATTCAGTCCTCATGCCGTCTTCCCAGCAGGAAGGAAGTACCAGCACACCTTTCGTTGGAGGGGATATTCCACACTGAGCAGTTAAATCAGACCCAAACTCTGGTTTTCCTGCATCCTTTCTGTTTGGGGGACAGGGCATTAAGTCAGTGGTTCTGTTCCACACCAGATCCTGGGCTTGGGGTGCCGCACCCAGCACGAATTCCACGTCCTTCCCCCTGGCCTCGTTGGGGCCCCTGCACCTCTCCAGTTCCCGGAGAGGCACCGTCCCCCGCCTACTCCGACCCGGCGGCCTCAGAGAGGGACGCAGCACACTCACCCCCTTGCGCTGGTTGCTGAGGCAGAAGGTGCAGATGGAGCGCGGCTGGCGGCCGCCGTCGGCGGCGGCGGGGACGGCGCTCTTGGCACTGCCGGCGGCGCGGAAGCACGGCTGCCCGTCGTCGGCCGAGTCGCCCAGCAGCAGCACGTTGGCCAGGTGCGCGATGTAGCTGGACGCCAGGCGCAGCGTCTCGATCTTGGACAGCTTGCGGTCCACCGGCTCGGTAGGGATGAGCGTGCGCAGCGCCGTAAAGGCCGTGTTCACGCTCTGAGTGCGGTCCCGCTCCCGCGCGTTGGCCGCCTGCCGCTGTCGCACCACCACCACGGGGCCCGcgccgccgcccgcccgccgcccgcccccGGGGCCCGGGCCTCGCCGCGCCGCCTCCAGGCCCTCGCAGCAGCCGAACGACTGGTCCGACGCGTCGCTCTCGCTGCGGTTCTCCTCGTCCTCGCTTAGCAGCCGCACGTCCGGGTACAGCACGTGCGCGCCGACGGGCCGCAGCAGCGCGAACGCCATGGGCGCCGGCCGCGTCCCTCCGTGCGCCGCGTCCCAGCGTTGGCCGCGCCCCGCAGTGCGCTCCCGCGCGCTCCCACGGCCCCGCCGGCCCCCGCCTTATAGGCGAGGGAGGGGCCAATGGCAAGGCCGCCCCGGCCGGGGGCGGAGGGCTCCGCCCGGCCAATGGGGAGGCGCCCGCCGCGCCCTGGCCAATGGCGACGCATCCACCGCCTCCGTTCCCCAGGTTGAAAGCGGCCCGGGAGCTGGTGGCCCACCCCGAAGGCTCCCATTCCCGGCTAGCTAGCCCGGCAGATGCTGGAGGTCTGGGCGAGTCGGCCGGGGCGGGCCCAGATCCGAACTTTTTGTCCTCAGCCTGGACCACCAGGGAGTCGCGGGCAGgtccctttctcctctctgggcctcagtttcctcgttcGGAACGTTCAGATTGCAGAGAAATAGTGTCTTCCTGCCCTCAAATTCTAATCCTGTAGTTCTGCAACTTTCATGTGCGTAAGAACTGGGGAAGGGGCTTTTGCTATTACAGAGTCCCAAATTGCTCCcattctgattgagcagttctggaatgGGCCCAGGAACCTGCATTTTGTAACAAGCcgttggtggtagtggtggtgtcCGTGGAGAACACTTGGAGAAAAGCTATAATCTTTCCAAATGAGGATTCGATAGTGTCTTGTCCCTGAAGACAaacttaaatagaaaaaaaaaaaagcaaaacaaaaccacaacacacaaacaccagtagttctttcatttattcaacaaatattcgtTGGGTccctactatgcaccaggcatggttttaggtctgaggATACAgccattaacaaaataaattcttCACCCTCACCTAACTGACGTTTTGGTTGAGgaactactgtgtgccagactcGGTGCTATATACTCTATTACTCTCTCTCACTCGGTGCTATATACTCTATTGCGCCCAGCTGAGGCTGCAGGATGGCAGCCCTGAGTTACAGGTAAGAGAGCTCTGGCCTTCAGTCATACAGGTGGGAGTGGGGGCGCTAGCTCCAGCCTGTCCGGTTTCACTACCTCTTGGAATCCTACAACCACCatcccatcacacacacacggGCTATCTTTCCTCAATGCCTGTTTGCCTTCTAGAAACCTTAGATTGTTCAGCCTGATGTGTCCTCCTCAGAGAATTGCTGAGCCAACGGTGGTAGCCGGGGTCTCGATCTCACTCGTGCCTGCTGCTCAGCTCTCTCCAGGCACTAGCTAAACCAGCATCCACTTGGCCTTGAAAATAAGCCCGAATGGCAGCCGGTGTAGCAGAGAGAGCGCAGGGAGTGGAGTTGAAAGGCTTCTAGGTGCATTTTGGCTCCTCTGCGCGTCTGTTTTCCTGACGATGCCTGCAGCTCTGCCATGCTGTGCTTTCCCGGCTTCCCTGATCCAGGCCAGAATTGGGGGAAGAAGAGGCATCGAGGGGTTTCCCATGGCTGCCAGGGGAGGAGCCCCTTAGGACCCAGGGTCTGCGGGAGAGTCTGTTCCCACACCTGGATCCCCCCACCGCCACCATTTGACCGTGACCCCAGCCAGGCTGGGCTttggggaggaggaaggcagcCAGCATGGGCCCCCTCCCCGCAGGGCTGGTCCCACACACAGCCCCAGGCCAGGCTGCTGCTTCCTGAGCCGATGAATTATTACCGGGAGATTTCCTTCCCTGTCTGCGCCTCCTCACAGGGGCTCCCAGCTCACTTCACTTTCGctttctcccccttctccccctcctctctgctcctgACCCTCAGGCAGCTTGAAATTCCTCTGTCCAGCCCCCTCCCAATTCCACCTCTAGCTGGAGATGCCAAACAAGGCAGGAACTGGGCCCGGAAGGCGAAAAGGGGCTTGCCTTGTaggctcattcatttatttgctccTTAGGCAGATTTTGACACTTGGGACCCTGGGAGTAAAAGAAAACCATGAATGAGACTGAGACAGGCCTTCTGCAGCCGAGAGGGGAAGGCGAGCTGTAAACAAAGGATTTAAAGACAATGTGGTAGGAGCAAGCCAGGGTCTGGTATCACAGAGACCCAGTTCCCGTTCCAAGGTTAGCTGCTTCCCAGAGTCTCAGTTGCCTCCTctgaaaatgagataataatagtacccattCCCAGGGCTGGTGATGGTTCCATGAGTTTGTGCCAGTAGAGCtggggcctggcacacaggagtgCTCAGTACCTGAGAGGAGTTTGTGCTACTGTTTTTAGGGGCTGGCCCCAGCCAACTGCCTGGGAAAGGGCTGAGCAgcattgacttttctttttttatttttttatttttttattttttattttttttaagtgtgagatttttttttattattaattttttttgcacacaaaaacaataaacattttctaaaaatgcatacaaacaaaaaggtgcgtatcaaacatattaggaaggttacacatgggaagtcggggaacagaaatggggggtgggagttaaaataaatgagagagggactttatatggatcagtgataataactcaatcctctatttgacaaagaagagggaaaaggaagaggaagaaaaagaaagtgggataaaggatcagaaagggagaaaaatagaaaaaatagagtatgactccagggtagacctgttttgttgtcactgagttggttggttggtttgtctgttgtatttttcatgtttcgccaagttggccagactggtctcgaactcctagcccgaagtgatcaacccgcctcgccccccagagtgccgggaccacaggcgtgagccaccacgtccagcccccacattgcttctggcctccgtggtagacctcccagacagggcggccgggcagaggcgctcctcacttcttcccagacacggggcggccgggcagaggcgctcctcacttcccagacggggaggccgggccgaggcgttcctcacttcccagacggggcggccgggcagaggcgcacctcacttcccagaggatgggtggccgggcagaggctctcctcatttcccagatggggcagccgggcagaggcgctcctcacttcttcccggacggggcagccgggcagaggcgctcctcacttcttcccggacggggcggccgggcagaggcgctcctcacttcttcccggacggggcgcccgggcagaggcgctcctcacttcttcccggacggggcggccgggcagaggcgctcctcacttcttcccggacggggcacccgggcagaggcgctcctcagttcctcccggacggggcggccgggcagaggcgctcctcacctcccagacagggcggccgggcagaggcgctcctcacttcctagacgatgggtggccgggcagaggcgctcctcacttcccagatgatgggtggccaggcagaggcgctcctcacttcccagacggggtggccgggcagaggcgctcctcacttcccagacggtgggtggccgggcagaggcgctcctcacttcccagacggtgggtggccggacagaggtgctcctcacttcccagacggggcggccgggcagaggcgctcctcacttcccagacggggcggccgggcagaggcgctcctcacttcccagacggtgggtggccgggcagaggcgctcctcacttcccagacggtgggtggccggacagaggtgctcctcacttcccagacggggcggccgggcagaggcgctcctcacttcccagacggggcggccgggcagaggcgctcctcacttcccagacggggtggccgggcagaggcgctcctcacttcccaggcggggcggccgggcagaggcgctcctcacttcccagacggtgggtggccgggcagaggcgctcctcacttcccagacggtgggtggccgggcagaggcgctcctcacttcccagacggtgggtggctgggcagaggctctcctcacttcccagacggggcggccgggcagaggcgctcctcacttcccagacgatgggtggccgggcagaggcgctcctcacttcccagacggggcggccgggcagaggagctcctcacttcccagacggggcggccgggcggaggcgctcctcacttcccagacgatgggtggccgggcagaggctctcctcacttcccagacggtcgGTGgtcgggtagaggcgctcctcacttcccagacggggtggccgggcagaggcgctcctcacttcccagacggtgggtggccgggcagaggcgctcctcacttcccagacggcaGCAGAGCTTCTTCCAGGGTCGCAGGCGCTCCTCCTTCCGACGGGgtgccggcagaggcgctcctcacccgACGTGGTAGCCGGCAGGCGCCCACTCCCAGCGGGGGCGGCAGGcgccctcacctcccagatgcaGCATGTTTCTAGGTCTTGTCCCTGGGAGTGCGGAGGGGACTCCTACCACATTCTCAGCTCACCTGCACAGGGGACCTCAGCTTCCCCCATTCTCTGTCCCtcattctgctccagccacactggcctccccgCTAAACCTGGAGCCCACTTCTTCCTGGCCTCTCTGGCCCCTAATAGTCTCATAGTTTGTTCCCTCATTTCCTTCAAATCTTCACTCAAATCTTATctcagggaggccttccctgaccaccagcACTAACAGTAATGGCTTCTCCCACCTGCCAGCACCCCCAGCTCTCCCTTTCCCCTTatcctgctttatttctttttatagcatTTACCACcgactttcattcattcacttattcattctacaaatattaactgagcacctgctatgtgctaggcacagtTCTGGGTACTGTGGATACAGCAGTAGAGatgttacatatttatttgtctaCCACCTATCTCCCTCCACTAGAGTATAAGCTCCATGGGGCaggtactttttgtattttgctcATGTCACTTCCTTCCCAACACAACCTTCTGAGGTAGGTATtgtcatcattcccattttacagatgaagaaatggaggttcAAAGAGGGGAAAGTgacttgcccgaggtcacacagtGGGCCAATGTGGGAGCTGAGAttggtctgactccagagccatTGCTCCTTCCCTAACCACATGGCTTCTGAGGCAGCCTAGAGGCCTGTGAGGGCTGAGTAGGAGTCTGCCAGGTAAGAGGAGACAGGTATCACAGGCTGAGAGGGTAGAGGCTGGTCCCTGCCTCCCTGACCATGGGCACCCTTCACTCccaaaaaaagcatttgtttcTCAGAGGCACCCACTGGGCACAACTCTGTGCTCCAGCTGTCCTTCCTGCTTGGGTGCAACAAGCTGTCCCTTTGGGTCTGACCAGACATCCCTAGTCCTCTGCCAGTGTTCAGAGTAGCAGATGGTGAAGGCCTCTTTGCCACTTTTTGCCAACGTTGCTGCAAAGTCTTGTGTTCATCACACCATATTTTGACTTTTCTCCCTTCATCCCTGATTCTCACTTCCATTTCCCTCCCCTCACAGGGCACCCACTCTAATATCTTTGATGCATGCCTTTGGatatatatgtgtctttataaaataTGCACGGTGTTGATTTGTGTGTGGAGGTTTTTAATGTGCATAAATAGTAGTTTCAATAGATCTGTGTCATAGGCTACTTTATTTCCTCGACACTGCTCTGTGTGCTGAGTCCAGCTCAAGTCCCTTGCTTCCCACTGCTGCTTAGCATGCGTGGTgtgcgtgtgccaccatgcctcctTTTCCCACTGCTTTAGTGATGGATGCTGGCTACCTCCAATTCCCACCTCCCCAAGCAAAGCTGCCATGGACTTGCAGTGTGTGACTCTCATGGACTCCTGTGtgtatttctctgggatataCACTTGGGAGCAAGATCCCTGGGGTGGAGAGAATACATACAGTTACTGTACTCTATGACAGCTGCCTCAGTCTACATGCCCAGCAGCAGGGCATGAGGGACCACTTTCCCCACATGGACCCTAGCACTTGGAATTATCTGACTTTCCAGTGATGGAGATATGGGTTGTTTTCCATCTCATTGTGCTTGCCTCCCTCATGGTGTGGGCAATAATGAATACTTGttgcactttgggtggccgaggggggtggatcattgaggccaggagttcgagaccatcctggccaacatggagaaaccccatctctagtgaaaatacaaaaattagc
It contains:
- the TCF15 gene encoding transcription factor 15 gives rise to the protein MAFALLRPVGAHVLYPDVRLLSEDEENRSESDASDQSFGCCEGLEAARRGPGPGGGRRAGGGAGPVVVVRQRQAANARERDRTQSVNTAFTALRTLIPTEPVDRKLSKIETLRLASSYIAHLANVLLLGDSADDGQPCFRAAGSAKSAVPAAADGGRQPRSICTFCLSNQRKGSGRHDLGGSCLKVRGVAPLRGPRR